The genome window atggtttatgaactgatacacaaaacaacaCTTGATTCAAAACTTTTTTTAAAGTTAAATTATACATAATTCTTTCCACCAACAGAATGTTACGTATATTGGGCATTCAGTACAATCAtctcagctctgcagatttttctGCGAAGAGATACAATCATTTGAGCACTTATTCTGGTATTGCctctatgtagcttgtttctggtcacaggttcaggagtgTCTGTAAAATCACAACATTTACCTGAAACTAACCCTACAAATAGCACTGTTGGgagatttggaaagccatagtcaacCAATCAACAATATAGTAACACTCTTAGTAAAAATATTTATCATTAATTTACATTCTGTAGATTATCAAGGTTTAGAATGTACAtgaaacagcacagttgaaaTATACACTATGTTACAACATGAAGGACACCTTCTGGATATTGAGTTGCTTTAGCCTCTCTACTACTAGTGCATAATGTTGTTAAAGGCagcacacacagtcagtcacgcAATAGTTTCCCCAATGCACATGACTGGGGAATTTTCAGGCATCATAAATAGATGTACACCCTCTTCCAGATGGCATTACAACCTATCAAAACATGGATTGGACCCGACATAGTATATACAGTAGCAATAGATTCATAGATTCCAGCTACTTTGGATGAATTTCTTCGCAATGCATGTTGATTAGTTTGGAGTGGACAAGACAACTAATCTCTAAGATAGCAACCGATTTGCACCAAAAAGTGAGGAGACTATTACTGTATTTGTGTGTGGTCTGTATCTGGGGACCATGGGGTGTAAAGTAAACTCAGAGACACACCCCTACACCATGGAATGGAAACATAGTCTAAACATGGTTCATATCAACCCAAAAAATAACCACAGCCTCGCAATGATCAATCGGTCTGTCTCGCTGGATCATGTTGCCGATGATACTTTAATTGTGAGCATCAGTAGGAGCGTCTAGGACCATGGCATGTGATAGTCCTCAGGCAGAGGGACGTTTATGCAAGACGCAGAGAACACATAGATTTATTAGAAGCTGGAAATGACATCCGTAGTATAGGCTACCATTTTTGTGTACAGTGTACCTGCAATGTGGCATGAGAGTGCAAGCTTTCCTTCTGTAAGCTAGACCTGTCTCAGGCATCTCTATTTACGTGGAGTGCTCTGCTCTTTTGCAGCCACAAGATGGCACTATTTACAAGATTCCAGGTTCAGAACAATTAACAATGTTCCTTCTCATTTGATACATTTTGCTTTATAACAAAATGATCCAGTGAAACTCATAAAAAATCATGAGAAAATAGATTTATTCAAGTATTTTAAATAATTTGAGACAACAACTGTGCAAAACAGAACACAATAAAAGCATAACATCCCAACACAGACATATGAAATTGAAATGTAAAAAAAGTACAAAATAGAAGTATAAAGTTAATTAGAACAAGAAGCTTCTGCATTTAACTGCTTTGACATTGACTTGGTCTTAAACATTCAGAGTGATGGGGTGTCAGACCTTACAGGATAACAACATATTTGTTGTGAGTCAAAGCTGGTCCAATgtggcagggtttcccaaactcggtcctgccccccggttcacatttttgtttttgccctagcactacacagatgAATCATATAATCGAAGCTTGACtgtgagttggttatttgaatcagctgtgtagtgctagggcaaaaatcaAAACGTGCAGCAAGTGGGGGCCCCAGTACcgggtttgggaaaccctgctaaaTAGAGTCATAGAGGGAGTCTGAGACAGGGAATCAGATATCAGCAGAGTCAATGCTTCTCTCATTAGAGATGGCCTCAATTGGAGTGGGGACAGTTGGGGGAGAGGACTTCTTCCTGTGAATTAAGCAATTGGACACGATGGTGAGTCAAGCCCATGCACCTTTCACTCATACGTCCTCAACAAACTGTTGtactaaataataaaaaaaatgaatgCAACAATGTTAGTTCTTTAAAGAATGATTTCATCTTTTGTACAGTAAATTATGACACTCCTAAATTGTAAACAGAAAAAAAAATGGTTTACATGACTCACATCAGGCGATTGAGAAGTCTCTGCACCTTCTTCATACTGGGGTCCAGGCAGTACTGCACTCCATTCTTAAGGCTAACACTATCAAGATATAGAATGATTAAATTGATATTCTATTATTGATATACTTCGCAATGACTTTAATTTGAATTGATGTCATCATATTATCATCATCCTCATCCTAACTGACGAGATTATATATGCTCACATGATCTCCAGCCTGTCACAGGAGGGAGTTGGCGGATAGATCTGGATGTCCTCAACAGTGTTTGGAGCTCCAAAGCTGTTCCGCACCTTCCGACACAAACATCGCTGGCTCACAGGACCTATACAGAGAATCAGTGGGCAACGAATTGAGTACAATCGAGCTACTTGGAATGACTAAAATTGCAATACAAAAAACAATTACCATGCTGAAAAATGTAAACATCATGTAATAAACGTTCCATACCATAGTAATAACAATTATGGTAAAAAGAGGTAGACTCACGCTGGGCGACTGTGATACAGATGGTGACAGCAAGGAGCAGGAGTATTCTGGTGTTCATGGTCATGTGTTCAAGCTGCTGGTACAACTGTTGGTAGAGATGAGTCTGTCTGGTGTGAAGAGATGGAGGACTGGAGATAAGATTTGAGTGTGTGAAGAGATATACGAGGTGTGACGAGAGAGAGGTACTGTGAGGAGTTGAGAGAAGGGGCCCCTTATAT of Salvelinus alpinus chromosome 4, SLU_Salpinus.1, whole genome shotgun sequence contains these proteins:
- the LOC139574111 gene encoding C-X-C motif chemokine 11-1-like, translated to MTMNTRILLLLAVTICITVAQRPVSQRCLCRKVRNSFGAPNTVEDIQIYPPTPSCDRLEIIVSLKNGVQYCLDPSMKKVQRLLNRLMKKSSPPTVPTPIEAISNERSIDSADI